A segment of the Ignavibacteriota bacterium genome:
CGCCGTGTCCCGCATCTATGACGATGCAATCAAGTCTCCATTTGTTGCGCGTCCGTTCGAGCGTTTCTTCCAACGTTGTTGTCTTCGGTACTTCCTTTACCGGAAGATGAACAGCGACAAGAATATCATTGCTTCCTTCCGCCTGCATTAATTCGGTACTTCGTACTTTCGTTCCAAGTTTGAATGTGAGTTGAAGCGAAGTCGGCGATTGAAACACGAGAAAATCTTTTACCACTCCCCCCGGCTTGTTCGAGTTCAACGCTTGTAAGTTCGCTTTGGCATCGGGCAACGTAACGTATAACCACGTCCCGTCATCAACCGATTTTGTCCAACTTTCGTAGTCGGTTATTTTCTTGCTCGATGCAATCCTCAACAAATATCCGTTTGTTTTTTGCTCGACAGTAACTCTCAAAATATCAAACGATGGCGAAACAGAAATCTTCGTCGAAGTTCCGATTGTTATTATTTGTTTCGTTCTGTCATAGACTATCGTTTCCGAAGTAACGTCATCCAATAACTTCACAAACGATTCAACCGGCACAAACAAATCACTTCCTTTTAACACCGTCTCAAATGGAAGTTGAATCATGCTTGTTGTATTTTTCACATCGTTGATAAGAACAAACGGATTCTCCGCCGTCAACCGGACGGAATACTCTTTCGTTTGAAATTCAAACTGCTTCGCCTCCGGAATCATTCTTGAACTCAATCGCAACGCATCAACAATTCCCTTCGCAGAGAAAAACATCGCGCCCTGCTGCATCGCGTTTACTTGCAATGAACGGTTCTCGTTCAGAAATTGTACCCGAATATTTTGCTGAGAAAAAACTTCCGAAGAAACGAGAAGCAGAACTACAATCAAAAACCCTTTTGAGATATAAAAATTCCTTGTCATTAGTCAATCGTCATTAGTCATTTGTGAATGGTGATTAGTGAGTGGTTAGTAGTGATTATTTTACTCAGGAATTTAAACCTAAAACCACTAACCTCTAACCACTAACCACAAACCAATTACCTACGCCCCAGCCTCTTTCCTTCCACCTATCACCTTCGAACTAAATGCCGCCTTGAATAACAGAGATAGCAGTTTCAAACGAGGATGGCTCGTCTGTACATCAAACCGTGTGTGAATTTCCTTCATCGTTTCGGGATGTTTAGTGATAATTATTACTGAAAGCGGTCGTTTCATTCTTCTCTCCTTTTTAAGAAAGCGTTTCGTTAATGATGATGTTGCGTTTTTTTAACTCACTCAAAAATGGTTCAAGCGGTACGCATTGTTCAGGTGGCAGAACGCCCCGTTCCTTTATCGTTCCGTTTGCCGCCATCTGTGCAATGATAGATGTCGGGAAAGCGGTTGTCCGCATCATCGAAGTCATGTGCAGATTCTTGTCGAAGTAGTCGAGCATTTCATACGTGAGTTCTTTTTGCGCTCCATCGAGCGTCCCTTTCAATGAGACACGCATCAACACAATATCCGGTCCGTTCATCGGAAGTTTCTTCAGCAACATTTGCTCGAAGAGTTCTCTCGCCGTAAATGTTTTATCTCCCAGAACAATCGGCTCTGCGCTTCCGAATCCCAACTCAAGCAACATTTTGAATTTCTCGCAGTGTCCTTTGTAGCGAATCGTTTTATAATCCACCTCCTTCACTTTTCCTTTGAACATGTGAACGAGCGTCGAAGCGCCACCCGATGTATTGAACGCCTCCATCTTTCCAAGCGGTTGCGGAAATTCTAACTCCTCTACATCAAGCATCGAAGCGATTGTTTGCAACTCCCCGTTGTGAAGTCGCTCCGCCGGTTCGAGATATTCATTCACCAATCCTTCGGGAGAAAACACGAGTTGATAATTCAGCGGCGGTTGCGGATGTTGCGGAAGTCCACCAACACGAATATGAATCTCATCAACGGAACTAAACTTCTTCGCCGCGCCCGCCGCGATTGCGCAAGCCATTCCCGGCGCCAAGCCGCAGTTCGGAAGAATCAACACTCCTGCTTGTTTCGCTCTCGCATCAAGTTCCATTTGCTTATAGACAACATCCATGTTGCCGCCGAGGTCGCAGAAGTGAACTCCCGCTTCGATTGCTCCATTGGTCAGCAGAACGTTGTGTTGATAACTCGTTGCGCCAAGCACGACATCCACGCCTCGCATCGCTTCTACAACATCAACGTAGTACGCAACATCAATCTGTCGTCCGGTGGCTTTGTTTCCAAGCGTCTTTGCAACGGACTTCGCCCGCGCTTCATCTTTATCTGCAAGAATTACTTGCTCTACATGTTCGGAATTGACAAGGTCATACGCTTCCGCGCTTCCCATCATTCCCGCTCCGATTACTAATGCTTTCATGGTTGGTTAATGGTTAATTGGTGATTTGTGATTCGTTAATTAGTGATTCGTTAATTCGTTAATTGATTCATGTTTTGGTTTTTAGATTATTATTTTGAGTTATTTCTTCTTCCTACTTACTAATGACCAATGACAAATGACAAATGACAATTGACTATTCACCATTGACCATTATAACCTGAGATACTGACTACTTAAGAACTTTCCCCGTCTCACTACTCCAAAACGTTAGGTCAAGTTCATCCATCGAAATTCCAGCTTCATCAGAAAAGCGGAGAAACTTCTGTTCGATTTCAAGATACAGTTTTGCATTGAGTGTTTTGGGGACTTCTTTCAACACACCGACTCGTACAAGATTTTTCAGAATGTGCCTGTCGAGAATTGCAAGATTCCGGTGACCGATATTGCGGAGAAAGTGCGATGCTTCTTTCCAGCCGAGTCCTTTCACATTCTTCACAAGCCATTCACGCAATTCCCGACTCGTATTTCCGTTCGTGCATTGCTCAAGTATGTTCGGAAACTGCCGCTTCATTTCTACCAGATGTTTTGCTTTGGTTTTATGAAACCGTATGTAAAATTCCTTCTGATGCAGGAGCAGTTCTGTATTGATGTCTCGTCGTTCAAAATTATTCTTCCGCAAAACTGCAATCGCTTTCTCTGCATGTTCCGCCTTCGATTGCGGCGTGAGAAGACAGTAGGCGAGTTCGTAGAAGTAGTCTTTTGTTTTCACTTGCTGAAACTCTTTCAAGCGGTTACGGATTACCGGTTTCAGGTTACGATGTATTACAATCAACTCATTTGGAGACATTATTTGAAATTCTTGCTTCATTCTTCAGCCAACGCCACATTTATGGTGCTGTTCGATTTGAACATCTGTGCAACCCCGTCATTTGAAAGTTGATTTACAAGCGATTCAAGCCAGAGAGAGTCATTCCGGGAATAATCCGGTTTGATTGTCTTGCCAAGTCTATGCAACGAAATGCTTCCTTCTCCATTCACATTCCGTAACGCTTCAACAATCCTCCCGCGCCAAATTCTGTTCGGCAAACCGTGAGAAAGTTTTTCTTTGGTTGTTGAAACACGCCGCTCGTTCTTCATCTTGCCAAGATGTCGAGAAGAACAATCTTGTTCAACCGGGCAATCTCCGCATTTCGGTCTGCCTGCTTTACAATATCTTCCACCCAATTCCATCAACGCCTGATTCCATGTATAAGCATCACGCGGAAGAATTTGCTCGGCAAATTGCCAGATTTCTTTTTCGCTTTTCAACTCATCCGGTTTCTTCATTTTCCAAAACAGACGGGATAACACTCGCCTGATATTCACATCAACGACAGGAACACGTTTCCGAAATCCAAAACATGAAACTGCATGAGAAGTATATTTCCCGATGCCGGGAAGTTCTTCCAGTAATGCAATTGTTGCAGGGAGTTTTGAATCGTATTGTTCAACAACAATTTTTGCCAACTCATTCAACCGAACCGCCCTGTTGTTGTACCCCATTCCCCGCCATGCGCGAATGACCTCCGCCTTTGTTGCCTTCGCAAGCGATGGAAAATCAGGAAATGATTTGAGGAACACCGGAAGTTTTTCCTGCACGCGACTCACCTGAGTTTGTTGAAGCATAATTTCCGAAACGAGAATTTCATACGGGTCGGTTGTTTTCCTCCACAGAAAGATTCTCCGATGTTTCCTGTACCAGCGTAGCAGATGTTGTTGGAGAACCCTTCGACTCCGCTCAGGGTGACTCGCTCGTCCATAATTCGTCATGCTGAGCGAAGTCGAAGCATCTACACTACGCTTCCGCATACATCTCCATCAACTTGTCAATCACATCACGGTTGCCATCGAGAATATCAAATTCGTTCAGTCGCTCAATTGATACCCATGTCATTTGCTCGAACGCATTGTTTCGAATCTCGCCGGAAAAATCTTCAATTAAATAATATCCGACATCAAACACACCGCCGTCAGGAAATACATTTTTCTGTTGATAAATGTGCAATGAGGAACGAACATCAATCCCCAACTCTTCTTTCAATTCACGCACAAGTCCAGCTTTTGGAGATTCATCCGGTTCTATCTTTCCACCGGGAAATTCCCATTTCAAAGCGTATCGGGCGTTTTTCAATCTCTGACAGAGTAAAACTTCTCTCCGAACAGAACCGAGTCCGGAGTTTTCATTCTCCTTTTTTATAAAGATTCCAACTACTACTTTGGGCATTGTAGCCAAGATACTCATTGAACAGAGAAAAACAAAGACAATCTTTTGGTTATTAGTAATTCGTCATTGGTCAATTGTAGTTGGGTTAGTAGAGTCACTTGCTCACCTTGTATTCAACGCCGATATCATTAACTGTAGTTACGCAACACCGTTGTTTGACGTCAAAAATCCTAATATCGAAATCCGAAAAACGAAACAAACCCGAAATTCAAAAAAACTAAACCACCGTTTTCAGGTGAATTTGATCGTTTGGACATTCGATATTAGAATTTGTTTAGAGTTTCGATATTATGATTTAGGATTTTTTCCTTGTAATTACATGCTTGCGTAACTTCAGTTAATGATGTAGGGCGAGTTGCCAACCCGCCCCACATCTCTTGCCGATTACGAGATATTCGCCATCACGCGGATTTCATCCGACCATTGACCGACCAATTGGTCGTTCAAGATATACCGAATCCGGTAAATACGGATTTCAGGTACATCGGAAACCAGATTTTTATCCGTGTCGTCAAAGGGAGATTTCATATCTCGCCCGATGACGGAGAATGTTGTCTCGTTGCCGCGCTTGCGCTCGATGACAACTCCATCGAACATCCCCTTGATCCAATCAAGACGAATGGCATCCGGGAGATGGGTGGAAAAAAAGACCGGCTTTGCCGAAGTAATGGTGGTCGGGTCGAGCGATGATTCCGGCGGCTCGAGTCCGAGGTCTTCACCGATTGCACGGGTGTACCCTGTGCGGCGCTTGGCAATCGCTGCCTCGTTCCGCACGTCTTTCGTGAATGTTGATACCGCATCATTCTTTGTCTGAACGAGCGATTGTAATGTACGTTTTGCACTTTCAACTGCGATGATGGCATCCTTCATAGCCCCGTATTCTGTCTGAAGCCGGGTTATTGAAGTATTTGATATTTCCAATGCCGCCTGATGCGTTGGTAACTTCGTGGTGAGATTATCACCCCACGGCACTAACTCATCTTCAGGGCGCGGCACAAAATCTTTTTGTTGCATGATTGTAACCTGTATAGATTATGAAAAAAAGAGTGAGTTAAAATTATCTGCGCCTGCGGAAAGTATCCCCTTCAGGAATATCTCTCCCTCCGCTCATGGTGGTGAATGAATATGAACGTGCCTGAGAAATGTTACAACAAAGAGTGAAGTAAGACGAGAAATGAGAACCGAAATTTGTATTCTTGAGAAGGCGCACGCTCCGAACAAACATGCGAGAGAAGTGAGAGCCGAAGTGCGCGGGAGAACGCTGATTCGAATCGGTATAAAAAGTGTGTTGATTGCTGAACAGAAACGAATGAGACGAAGATACCAGACAT
Coding sequences within it:
- a CDS encoding N-acetylmuramoyl-L-alanine amidase; this translates as MTRNFYISKGFLIVVLLLVSSEVFSQQNIRVQFLNENRSLQVNAMQQGAMFFSAKGIVDALRLSSRMIPEAKQFEFQTKEYSVRLTAENPFVLINDVKNTTSMIQLPFETVLKGSDLFVPVESFVKLLDDVTSETIVYDRTKQIITIGTSTKISVSPSFDILRVTVEQKTNGYLLRIASSKKITDYESWTKSVDDGTWLYVTLPDAKANLQALNSNKPGGVVKDFLVFQSPTSLQLTFKLGTKVRSTELMQAEGSNDILVAVHLPVKEVPKTTTLEETLERTRNKWRLDCIVIDAGHGGHDPGTIGVKGTKEKNVTLAVATRLGKLLEQNMPDVKVVYTRKTDTFIELYRRGQIANDAGGKLFISIHCNAARKKPSKPNGFEIYLLRPGKTEDAVHIAAQENEVVKLEENYEQRYQELTEEQFILVTMAQSAYVKYSEQFAGILQSEMERLLPVKDNGVKQAGFYVLVGASMPNVLIETGYLSNKKEEQFLKSAKGQDQLAAAIYQGIKKYKLEYEKSLDEGATNSNQR
- a CDS encoding saccharopine dehydrogenase NADP-binding domain-containing protein, whose translation is MKALVIGAGMMGSAEAYDLVNSEHVEQVILADKDEARAKSVAKTLGNKATGRQIDVAYYVDVVEAMRGVDVVLGATSYQHNVLLTNGAIEAGVHFCDLGGNMDVVYKQMELDARAKQAGVLILPNCGLAPGMACAIAAGAAKKFSSVDEIHIRVGGLPQHPQPPLNYQLVFSPEGLVNEYLEPAERLHNGELQTIASMLDVEELEFPQPLGKMEAFNTSGGASTLVHMFKGKVKEVDYKTIRYKGHCEKFKMLLELGFGSAEPIVLGDKTFTARELFEQMLLKKLPMNGPDIVLMRVSLKGTLDGAQKELTYEMLDYFDKNLHMTSMMRTTAFPTSIIAQMAANGTIKERGVLPPEQCVPLEPFLSELKKRNIIINETLS
- a CDS encoding N-glycosylase/DNA lyase, producing MKQEFQIMSPNELIVIHRNLKPVIRNRLKEFQQVKTKDYFYELAYCLLTPQSKAEHAEKAIAVLRKNNFERRDINTELLLHQKEFYIRFHKTKAKHLVEMKRQFPNILEQCTNGNTSRELREWLVKNVKGLGWKEASHFLRNIGHRNLAILDRHILKNLVRVGVLKEVPKTLNAKLYLEIEQKFLRFSDEAGISMDELDLTFWSSETGKVLK
- a CDS encoding A/G-specific adenine glycosylase; this encodes MRKRSVDASTSLSMTNYGRASHPERSRRVLQQHLLRWYRKHRRIFLWRKTTDPYEILVSEIMLQQTQVSRVQEKLPVFLKSFPDFPSLAKATKAEVIRAWRGMGYNNRAVRLNELAKIVVEQYDSKLPATIALLEELPGIGKYTSHAVSCFGFRKRVPVVDVNIRRVLSRLFWKMKKPDELKSEKEIWQFAEQILPRDAYTWNQALMELGGRYCKAGRPKCGDCPVEQDCSSRHLGKMKNERRVSTTKEKLSHGLPNRIWRGRIVEALRNVNGEGSISLHRLGKTIKPDYSRNDSLWLESLVNQLSNDGVAQMFKSNSTINVALAEE
- a CDS encoding (deoxy)nucleoside triphosphate pyrophosphohydrolase — encoded protein: MPKVVVGIFIKKENENSGLGSVRREVLLCQRLKNARYALKWEFPGGKIEPDESPKAGLVRELKEELGIDVRSSLHIYQQKNVFPDGGVFDVGYYLIEDFSGEIRNNAFEQMTWVSIERLNEFDILDGNRDVIDKLMEMYAEA